The proteins below are encoded in one region of Paraburkholderia aromaticivorans:
- a CDS encoding 4-hydroxyproline epimerase has protein sequence MGIMKTLDIIDSHTGGEPTRLVVSGGPDLGGGTLAQRLDVFRTQFDDWRAGIVTEPRGSEVVVGALLCEPDDPTCAAGVIFFNNVGYLGMCGHGTIGLVVSLAHLGRIGPGRHRIETPVGIVEATLNDDGSVAVCNVPAYRYRQSVQVDVPGHGVLTGDIGWGGNWFFLVADHGRALEASRIGELTAFSGAIRDALIAQRITGVDGALIDHIELFGPGSRDGIDSRSFVLCPGSAYDRSPCGTGTSAKVACLAADGKLAEGAVWRQESIIGSVFEASYRHAGDGVHVIPTITGHAFITAEARLCFDERDPFAWGIPTA, from the coding sequence ATGGGCATCATGAAAACCTTGGACATCATCGACTCGCACACCGGCGGTGAACCGACCCGCCTCGTGGTGTCGGGCGGCCCGGATCTCGGTGGCGGCACGCTGGCGCAACGGCTCGACGTGTTCCGCACGCAGTTCGACGACTGGCGCGCGGGCATCGTCACCGAACCGCGCGGCTCGGAGGTGGTGGTGGGCGCGCTGCTCTGCGAGCCGGACGACCCCACGTGCGCGGCCGGCGTGATCTTTTTCAACAACGTCGGCTATCTCGGCATGTGCGGCCACGGCACGATCGGGCTCGTCGTCTCGCTGGCGCACCTGGGACGGATCGGGCCGGGACGGCATCGGATCGAGACGCCGGTCGGCATCGTCGAAGCGACGCTCAACGACGACGGCAGTGTCGCGGTGTGCAACGTGCCGGCGTATCGGTATCGCCAGTCGGTGCAAGTGGACGTGCCGGGTCACGGTGTGCTGACCGGCGACATCGGCTGGGGCGGCAACTGGTTCTTTCTCGTCGCCGACCATGGGCGTGCGCTGGAGGCGTCGCGGATCGGCGAATTGACGGCGTTCAGCGGGGCGATTCGCGACGCGCTGATCGCGCAGCGCATCACCGGCGTGGACGGTGCCTTGATCGATCACATCGAACTCTTCGGACCCGGTTCGCGCGACGGTATCGACAGCCGCAGCTTCGTGCTCTGTCCCGGCAGTGCGTACGACCGCTCGCCATGCGGCACCGGCACGAGCGCCAAAGTGGCGTGCCTCGCGGCCGACGGCAAACTGGCCGAAGGCGCGGTGTGGCGGCAGGAGAGCATTATCGGCAGCGTGTTCGAGGCGAGCTATCGGCATGCCGGCGATGGCGTCCACGTGATTCCGACCATCACCGGTCACGCGTTCATCACGGCAGAAGCGCGCCTTTGCTTCGACGAGCGCGATCCTTTCGCGTGGGGCATCCCCACGGCATGA
- a CDS encoding NAD(P)/FAD-dependent oxidoreductase: MTADALIVGAGIVGAACAAELAALGMRVEVLDAQGIGGGATAAGMGHIVVMNDSPAEFALSRYSRDLWLELAPQLRPRDAFARCGTLWVAADEEEWQAARAMHAAFEAQGIAAQWLDAPALWACEPALAASMAGGLRIEHDSIVYAPTVAEWLLTRSPGAANIHLRLGAAAASVSASDVTLTNGERIGAAHVIVANGLGAQPLMPSLPLQPKKGHLLITDRYPGLIRHQLLELGYIKSAHHAAGTSVAFNAQPRPTGQLLIGSSRQFDTTDPAVEMPVLAQMLRRAACYLPVLPTLNGIRAWTGFRAASPDGLPLIGPAGDFAPGVWLAVGHEGLGVTTSLATAKLLAAQIVESGTVIPREPYLPVRFAQKVIHD, encoded by the coding sequence ATGACGGCAGACGCGCTGATCGTCGGGGCAGGCATTGTCGGCGCGGCGTGCGCAGCGGAACTGGCGGCGCTCGGCATGCGGGTCGAGGTACTCGACGCGCAGGGCATCGGCGGCGGCGCGACGGCGGCGGGCATGGGCCACATCGTCGTGATGAACGACTCGCCGGCCGAATTTGCGCTGAGCCGCTATTCACGAGACTTGTGGCTGGAACTCGCGCCGCAACTGCGTCCGCGCGACGCGTTCGCGCGCTGCGGCACGCTCTGGGTTGCCGCCGACGAAGAGGAGTGGCAGGCCGCGCGCGCGATGCATGCCGCGTTCGAGGCTCAGGGCATTGCCGCGCAGTGGCTCGACGCGCCCGCGCTGTGGGCTTGCGAGCCGGCGCTGGCGGCATCGATGGCGGGCGGTTTGCGGATCGAGCATGACAGCATCGTGTATGCGCCGACCGTCGCCGAGTGGCTGCTGACGCGATCGCCGGGCGCGGCGAATATCCATTTGCGTTTGGGGGCTGCGGCGGCGTCGGTCAGCGCGAGTGACGTCACGCTGACGAACGGCGAACGCATCGGCGCGGCGCACGTGATCGTGGCGAACGGTCTGGGTGCGCAGCCATTGATGCCGTCGCTGCCTTTGCAGCCGAAGAAAGGCCATCTGCTGATCACGGACCGCTATCCCGGCCTGATCCGGCATCAGTTGCTCGAACTCGGCTATATCAAGAGCGCGCATCATGCGGCCGGCACCTCGGTGGCGTTCAACGCGCAGCCGCGGCCCACGGGACAATTGCTGATTGGCTCGTCGCGCCAGTTCGACACCACCGATCCCGCCGTCGAGATGCCCGTGCTCGCGCAGATGCTGCGGCGCGCCGCATGCTATCTGCCGGTGCTGCCGACGCTCAATGGCATTCGCGCGTGGACCGGGTTTCGCGCGGCATCGCCGGACGGCCTGCCGCTGATCGGTCCGGCCGGCGATTTCGCGCCCGGCGTGTGGCTCGCCGTTGGGCACGAGGGTTTGGGCGTGACGACCTCGCTTGCGACTGCGAAGCTGCTCGCGGCGCAAATCGTGGAGAGCGGCACGGTGATTCCTCGCGAGCCTTATCTGCCGGTTCGTTTTGCCCAAAAGGTGATTCATGACTAG
- a CDS encoding DoxX family protein — MSRPVDSGVILIARIALAVLFLWGGVMKLLGYAGFVGYLHSKGVPFVQIAAPIATAVEALGGLLLIVGFKVRPLALIMAVYTVATAVLGHDFWNVTDAALQRDMVIHFWKNIGIAGGFLLLFVTGAGRISIDGARAPRGGLGR; from the coding sequence ATGTCGCGTCCCGTCGATTCCGGCGTTATCCTCATCGCGCGTATTGCCCTTGCCGTGCTGTTTCTGTGGGGCGGTGTGATGAAACTGCTGGGCTATGCGGGCTTTGTCGGCTACCTGCATTCGAAGGGCGTGCCGTTCGTGCAGATCGCCGCGCCGATTGCGACGGCGGTCGAGGCGCTCGGCGGTCTGTTGCTGATCGTCGGCTTCAAGGTGCGCCCGCTCGCGCTGATCATGGCGGTGTACACGGTGGCGACCGCAGTGCTGGGCCACGATTTCTGGAATGTCACCGACGCCGCCTTGCAACGCGACATGGTCATCCATTTCTGGAAGAACATCGGCATTGCCGGCGGTTTCCTGCTGCTGTTCGTGACCGGCGCGGGCCGTATCAGCATCGACGGCGCACGAGCGCCGCGTGGCGGACTCGGTCGTTGA
- a CDS encoding (2Fe-2S)-binding protein, translating into MTSVGATTRVSVTVNGHRIDVDAGTTVAAALALAGVRSTRKSVSGQPRAALCGMGVCQECRVTIDGRAHALACQTLCREGQIVRTQDAAGAR; encoded by the coding sequence ATGACTAGCGTGGGCGCCACGACGCGTGTGAGCGTGACGGTCAATGGCCACCGTATCGACGTCGATGCCGGCACGACCGTGGCCGCGGCACTCGCGTTAGCGGGCGTTCGCAGCACGCGGAAGTCGGTGAGCGGTCAACCTCGCGCCGCGTTATGCGGCATGGGCGTGTGTCAGGAATGCCGCGTGACGATCGACGGCCGGGCGCACGCGCTCGCGTGTCAGACTTTGTGTCGGGAAGGGCAGATCGTTCGTACTCAGGACGCAGCGGGTGCGCGATGA
- a CDS encoding dihydrodipicolinate synthase family protein — protein sequence MAHIWEGVLPAVTTKFNADFSIDRAWTGKNIEAQIDAGVDGIIVCGSLGEASTLSLDEKLQVLDIAVEASRGRVPVLLTIAENSTLDASRQAEAGSRHGAAGYMVLPGLRYLSDRRETLHHFRSVADASALPLMIYNNPLAYGVDMTPDMFAEIADEKKIVAIKESCGDVRRVTDLINAVGDRFAILCGVDNLAMEAILMGAHGWVAGLVCAFPRETVVIYKLLKAGRLEEARAIYRWFAPLLALDVSAKLVQNIKLAEAIVGLGTEPVRPPRLPLAGDERKAVEALIRKAIETRPALPQI from the coding sequence GTGGCGCATATCTGGGAAGGCGTATTGCCCGCAGTCACTACCAAATTCAACGCGGATTTCAGCATAGACCGTGCATGGACCGGCAAGAATATCGAAGCGCAGATCGATGCGGGTGTGGACGGCATCATCGTGTGCGGATCGCTGGGCGAAGCGTCGACGCTCTCGCTGGATGAAAAGCTGCAAGTGCTCGACATCGCCGTCGAGGCCTCGCGCGGCCGCGTGCCGGTCCTGCTGACGATCGCCGAAAACAGCACGCTCGACGCCTCCCGTCAGGCCGAAGCCGGCAGCCGTCATGGCGCGGCCGGTTACATGGTGCTGCCGGGGCTGCGCTACCTGTCGGACCGCCGCGAGACGCTGCATCATTTCCGCAGCGTCGCCGACGCGAGTGCGCTGCCGCTGATGATCTACAACAATCCGCTCGCCTACGGCGTCGACATGACGCCCGACATGTTCGCGGAAATCGCCGACGAGAAGAAGATCGTCGCGATCAAGGAATCCTGTGGCGACGTGCGGCGCGTGACCGACCTGATCAACGCGGTCGGCGACCGCTTCGCGATTCTCTGCGGCGTCGACAATCTCGCGATGGAGGCGATACTGATGGGCGCGCATGGCTGGGTGGCCGGTCTCGTATGCGCGTTTCCGCGTGAGACGGTGGTGATCTACAAGTTGCTGAAGGCGGGACGCCTCGAGGAAGCGCGGGCGATCTACCGCTGGTTTGCACCGCTGCTCGCGCTCGACGTGTCGGCGAAGCTGGTGCAGAACATCAAGCTCGCCGAAGCGATCGTCGGACTGGGCACGGAGCCGGTACGCCCGCCCCGTCTGCCGCTGGCAGGCGACGAACGCAAGGCGGTCGAAGCGTTGATTCGCAAGGCGATCGAAACGCGGCCCGCGCTGCCGCAGATTTGA
- a CDS encoding response regulator transcription factor — MRIAILQRDLVMRQSIEKVLTSTGHSCTTFDDGLSMSRTLARSTVDLMVLDWQGLRLSGAEVLRAARAVGGDRLPVMFASVDTTEENIVRALVAGADDYVALPLRPAEFRERVAALLRRAYPDRFSSASFDVGPYHFDTHRQLVMLRGQPVQLSGTQYRLASLFFSNIGRVLSRDHIFAMVWGREFREFTRTIDSHVSRLRLLLEIEPQNEFRLQPVYKSGYRLLHLRQGEAAVFDAAIQKQAA; from the coding sequence ATGCGTATTGCCATTCTTCAGCGTGACTTGGTCATGCGTCAGTCGATCGAAAAAGTCCTGACGAGCACCGGCCATTCCTGCACGACCTTTGACGACGGCCTGAGCATGTCGAGAACGCTCGCGCGTTCCACTGTCGATCTGATGGTGCTCGACTGGCAGGGCCTGCGCCTCTCCGGCGCCGAGGTTTTGCGGGCGGCGCGCGCGGTGGGCGGCGATCGTCTACCGGTCATGTTCGCATCGGTGGACACGACCGAGGAAAACATCGTGCGCGCGCTCGTCGCCGGCGCGGACGACTATGTCGCGTTGCCGCTGCGCCCAGCCGAATTTCGCGAGCGGGTCGCGGCATTGCTGCGGCGGGCGTATCCGGACCGGTTCAGCTCCGCCAGTTTCGATGTCGGTCCGTACCACTTCGATACGCATCGCCAACTCGTCATGCTGCGCGGCCAACCGGTCCAGTTATCCGGCACGCAGTACCGGCTGGCGTCGCTGTTCTTCTCCAACATTGGCCGCGTGCTGTCGCGCGACCACATCTTTGCGATGGTATGGGGTCGGGAGTTCCGCGAATTCACCCGCACCATCGACAGTCACGTTTCGCGGCTGCGCCTCCTGCTCGAGATCGAGCCGCAAAACGAATTCCGGCTGCAACCGGTTTATAAAAGCGGCTACCGGTTGCTGCATCTGCGTCAGGGTGAAGCCGCCGTTTTCGATGCGGCTATCCAGAAGCAGGCGGCCTGA
- a CDS encoding MFS transporter: MYRMNSSNSPHSSALGRVLATVSVGFVVTQLDVTIVNIALPKIGADLHANVAGLQWVVDAYTLAFAVLMLSAGALGDRFGARRLYAAGIVLFALASLACGLALDSTMLVAARAVQGVGAAAMLPNSLALLNQSYGHDPKLRARAVGLWTAAGAIAIAAGPVVGGLLIAAFGWRSIFLVNLPICAAGFLAILLWVPRPGAVTRQGPQSAATPALVTKPRGIDLSGQCLAIVALTAFVAAVIEWRPLGLGHPLVAGGFVLALIAASAFIWVESRVAAPMLPLSLFSKRSFSVAVLFGICVNLTYYGMVFVLSLYLQGVRGYTPLQAGLAFLPLTGGFLLSNVASGWVVGRFGVRVPMIAGAITAGLGYGLLHFVDAGTPLIGLLLPFLLIPSGMGLAVPAMTTAVLASTDAPRAGTASAVLNTARQAGGAVGVAAFGALASGAAATQIVSGMRAATAVSVGLLVLGGVLSCFVHPQPQASDAAHRHGGRERVGESR, from the coding sequence ATGTATCGCATGAACTCCTCAAATTCCCCCCACTCGTCCGCACTCGGCCGCGTTCTCGCGACGGTCAGTGTCGGCTTCGTCGTCACGCAACTCGACGTGACCATCGTCAACATCGCGCTGCCGAAAATCGGCGCCGATCTGCATGCGAATGTCGCGGGCCTGCAATGGGTCGTCGACGCCTACACGCTCGCGTTCGCCGTGCTGATGCTGTCCGCCGGCGCGCTCGGCGACCGCTTCGGCGCGCGACGCCTGTACGCGGCCGGCATTGTGCTGTTCGCGCTCGCGTCGCTCGCCTGCGGCCTCGCGCTCGACTCGACCATGCTGGTTGCGGCGCGCGCGGTGCAAGGCGTCGGCGCCGCCGCCATGCTGCCGAACTCGCTGGCGCTGCTCAATCAGTCGTACGGACACGATCCCAAACTGCGGGCCCGCGCGGTCGGACTGTGGACCGCGGCGGGCGCGATTGCGATCGCGGCGGGGCCGGTGGTCGGCGGCCTGTTGATCGCGGCGTTCGGCTGGCGCAGCATCTTTCTCGTCAATCTGCCGATTTGTGCCGCCGGCTTTCTGGCGATCTTGCTATGGGTGCCACGGCCCGGGGCCGTGACGCGTCAAGGCCCGCAATCGGCTGCAACTCCCGCTCTCGTCACGAAGCCGCGCGGCATCGACCTGAGCGGCCAGTGTCTTGCCATCGTCGCGCTGACCGCGTTCGTCGCTGCTGTGATCGAATGGCGGCCACTGGGGCTCGGCCACCCGCTCGTGGCCGGCGGCTTCGTGCTTGCGCTGATCGCAGCGAGCGCCTTTATTTGGGTGGAATCGCGCGTCGCGGCGCCGATGCTGCCGCTCTCGCTCTTCAGCAAACGCTCCTTCAGCGTGGCGGTGCTGTTCGGCATCTGCGTGAATCTCACCTACTACGGCATGGTATTCGTGCTGAGCCTGTATTTGCAGGGCGTGCGCGGCTATACGCCGTTGCAGGCGGGCCTCGCGTTCCTGCCGTTGACGGGCGGTTTTCTGCTGTCGAACGTGGCGAGCGGCTGGGTGGTCGGCCGCTTCGGCGTCCGGGTGCCGATGATCGCGGGCGCGATCACGGCCGGGCTCGGCTATGGCCTGCTGCATTTCGTCGATGCCGGCACGCCGCTCATCGGCCTGCTGCTGCCGTTCCTGCTGATTCCGTCGGGCATGGGCCTGGCGGTCCCGGCGATGACCACCGCCGTGCTCGCCTCGACGGACGCGCCACGCGCCGGTACGGCGTCCGCCGTATTGAATACGGCGCGGCAGGCAGGGGGCGCGGTCGGCGTGGCGGCTTTCGGCGCGTTGGCGAGCGGCGCGGCCGCCACGCAGATCGTCTCGGGCATGCGGGCGGCGACCGCCGTCTCGGTCGGCTTGCTGGTGCTCGGCGGCGTGCTGAGCTGTTTCGTGCATCCACAGCCGCAGGCGTCGGACGCCGCGCATCGCCATGGAGGTCGCGAGCGGGTCGGCGAATCGCGCTGA
- a CDS encoding MFS transporter, which yields MQATNLGGAQAVTPRPLGRSDYKTLGLAALGGALEFYDFIIFVFFAPAIGQLFFPAAMPDWLRQVQTFGIFAAGYLARPLGGIIMAHFGDLFGRKRMFTLSVLLMSVPTLMMGLLPTYTSIGVLAPVLLLLFRVMQGAAVGGEVPGAWVFVSEHVPQRHIGYACGTLTAGLTAGILLGSLIASAVNRNFAPAEISAYAWRIPFLVGGVFGMFSVYLRRWLHETPVFAELKQRKAIAAEVPLKAVLRDHGRAVIVSMLLTWMLSAAIVVVILMTPTLLQKQFHIAPATALLANCVATLCLTIGCVMAGSIAGRIGAGRTIFIGGLALAVTYYVMFQQLTVDTSALVPLYALAGLFVGVIGAIPFVMVKAFPPAVRFSGISFSYNVAYAVFGGLTPIAVSLMMKSNPMAAPMYVGTICILGALTTLFIKDVPQKH from the coding sequence ATGCAAGCGACAAATCTGGGTGGAGCGCAGGCTGTCACCCCACGCCCTCTTGGGCGCAGCGATTACAAGACGCTCGGCCTCGCCGCCCTCGGCGGGGCGCTGGAGTTCTACGACTTCATCATCTTCGTGTTTTTCGCGCCGGCGATCGGCCAGCTATTCTTCCCGGCGGCAATGCCGGACTGGCTGCGTCAGGTGCAAACCTTCGGCATCTTCGCCGCGGGCTATCTGGCGCGGCCGCTGGGCGGCATCATCATGGCACATTTCGGCGACCTGTTCGGCCGCAAGCGCATGTTCACGCTGAGCGTGCTGCTCATGTCCGTGCCGACGCTGATGATGGGCCTGCTGCCCACCTACACCAGCATCGGCGTGCTGGCGCCGGTCCTGCTGTTGCTGTTTCGCGTGATGCAGGGCGCGGCGGTCGGCGGCGAAGTGCCGGGCGCCTGGGTGTTCGTCTCCGAGCACGTGCCGCAACGGCACATCGGCTATGCGTGCGGCACGCTGACGGCCGGCCTCACGGCGGGCATTCTGCTCGGCTCGCTGATCGCCTCGGCGGTGAACCGCAACTTCGCGCCGGCGGAAATCTCCGCGTACGCGTGGCGCATTCCGTTCCTCGTCGGTGGCGTGTTCGGCATGTTCTCGGTCTATTTGCGCCGCTGGCTGCATGAAACGCCGGTGTTCGCCGAACTCAAGCAGCGCAAGGCGATTGCCGCCGAAGTGCCGCTCAAAGCCGTGCTGCGCGACCACGGCCGCGCCGTAATCGTCTCGATGCTGCTCACGTGGATGCTCTCCGCCGCGATCGTCGTGGTGATCCTGATGACGCCGACGCTGTTGCAAAAGCAGTTCCACATCGCGCCGGCCACTGCGTTGCTGGCGAACTGCGTGGCGACGCTGTGCCTGACGATCGGTTGCGTGATGGCGGGTTCGATCGCCGGCCGCATCGGCGCGGGGCGCACGATTTTCATCGGCGGCCTGGCGCTGGCGGTGACGTACTACGTGATGTTCCAGCAACTGACCGTCGACACCTCCGCGCTGGTGCCGCTGTACGCGCTGGCGGGCCTGTTCGTCGGCGTGATCGGCGCGATTCCGTTCGTGATGGTCAAGGCGTTCCCGCCGGCGGTGCGCTTCTCGGGCATCTCGTTCTCGTACAACGTGGCGTACGCCGTGTTCGGCGGCCTCACGCCGATCGCCGTCTCGCTGATGATGAAGTCCAACCCGATGGCCGCACCGATGTACGTCGGCACGATCTGCATTCTCGGCGCCCTGACCACGCTGTTCATCAAGGACGTGCCGCAGAAGCACTGA